A portion of the Bifidobacterium sp. ESL0800 genome contains these proteins:
- the ugpC gene encoding sn-glycerol-3-phosphate ABC transporter ATP-binding protein UgpC produces MAKVVFDHVTRIYPGNTEPSVSDLSLDIKDGEFLVLVGPSGCGKSTTLRMLAGLEEVNKGKIFIGDKDVTTMQPKDRDIAMVFQNYALYPHMTVADNMGFALKIAGVPKDQIRQRVEEAAKVLDLTEFLDRKPKALSGGQRQRVAMGRAIVRKPKVFLMDEPLSNLDAKLRVQTRTQIAALQRQLGVTTLYVTHDQTEALTMGDRIAVIKLGILQQVGAPTELYDKPQNVFVAGFIGSPSMNINTHPVVDGKAKIGSDTVELDKDAVAKLTPEDKGRIVVGFRPEDASLAAPDEANAFSLKVENVEDLGSDGYIYGNIITDGSAAESSAMMSDQNKLTTIRVNPRQLPKVGDTVKIKIDPSKMHLFSPATELRLN; encoded by the coding sequence ATGGCAAAAGTCGTATTTGACCATGTCACTCGTATCTACCCGGGCAATACGGAGCCCTCGGTATCCGATCTCTCACTTGATATCAAAGACGGTGAATTCCTCGTGCTCGTCGGCCCTTCCGGCTGCGGCAAGTCAACGACCCTGCGTATGCTCGCGGGCCTCGAGGAAGTCAACAAGGGCAAGATTTTCATCGGCGATAAGGACGTCACCACGATGCAGCCGAAAGACCGCGACATCGCCATGGTCTTCCAGAACTACGCACTGTATCCGCACATGACCGTCGCCGACAACATGGGCTTCGCCCTGAAGATCGCCGGCGTTCCGAAGGATCAGATTCGTCAGCGCGTCGAGGAGGCCGCCAAGGTCCTCGACCTGACCGAGTTCCTTGACCGCAAGCCGAAGGCTCTCTCTGGTGGTCAGCGTCAGCGTGTCGCCATGGGCCGCGCAATCGTTCGTAAGCCTAAGGTCTTCCTGATGGATGAGCCGCTTTCCAACTTGGATGCAAAGCTGCGTGTGCAGACCCGTACGCAGATCGCCGCCCTGCAGCGTCAGCTCGGCGTCACCACCCTGTACGTCACCCACGATCAGACCGAGGCTCTGACGATGGGCGACCGCATCGCCGTCATCAAGCTGGGCATCCTCCAGCAGGTCGGCGCTCCGACCGAGCTCTATGACAAGCCGCAGAACGTCTTCGTCGCCGGCTTCATCGGCTCGCCGTCCATGAACATCAACACCCACCCGGTCGTCGACGGCAAGGCGAAGATCGGCAGCGATACCGTCGAACTCGACAAGGACGCCGTCGCCAAGCTCACTCCCGAGGATAAGGGCCGCATCGTCGTCGGCTTCCGTCCCGAGGATGCTTCGCTCGCCGCTCCCGACGAGGCCAACGCCTTCTCGCTGAAGGTCGAGAATGTCGAGGATCTCGGAAGCGACGGATACATCTACGGCAACATCATCACCGATGGTTCCGCAGCCGAGTCCTCTGCGATGATGTCCGACCAGAACAAGCTGACCACGATTCGCGTGAACCCGCGTCAGCTGCCGAAGGTCGGCGACACCGTCAAGATCAAGATCGATCCGTCCAAGATGCACCTGTTCTCCCCGGCCACCGAGCTGCGCCTGAACTGA